A single window of Narcine bancroftii isolate sNarBan1 chromosome 1, sNarBan1.hap1, whole genome shotgun sequence DNA harbors:
- the lingo2 gene encoding leucine-rich repeat and immunoglobulin-like domain-containing nogo receptor-interacting protein 2 translates to MMDCFSKVMLHVALSCWQPFLSLALIIILTGSTVGCPPRCECSAQNKSVICHRRRLTVIPEGIPIETKILDLSKNKLKYINPDEFASHTLLEVIDISENIISSLEPGSFSNLFNLRSLRLKSNRLKLIPLGVFSGLSNLTRLDISENKIVILLDYTFQDLHNLKTLEVGDNDLVYISHRAFSGLLALQQLTLEKCNLTAVPTEALSHLHNLVQLRLRHLHISAVHAYAFKKLYRLKHLEIDHWPQLNTLPANSLHGLNLTSLSITNTNLSTMPYVAFRHLTHLVHLNLSFNPISTVEAGMLQDLTHLQELHMVHAQLQAIEACAFKGLQVLRVLNVSHNLLETLEESAFQAARKLQVLCIDHNPLACDCRLLWILQRKRSLRFLGEPPRCTSPKSLKGKQFPDFNNLFLPSYFTCQRPQIRDKEPQKLMVEEGQMAQFVCRADGDPMPVISWQSPRRRLITLKSSGRVTVLGDGTLKFRSAQFLDSGVYLCIASNAAGNDTTSATLQVKGLSEHLRGNRTSQYLTDLNDTHSNGTHVHMTVALDLKTILVSTAMGCFTFLGVVLFCFLLLFVWSRGKGKHKSNIDIEYIPRKTNGATVDNEQGGPRRFNMKMI, encoded by the coding sequence ATGATGGACTGTTTCAGCAAAGTCATGCTTCATGTGGCCCTGTCATGCTGGCAGCCattcctcagcctggctctgatcATTATCCTCACAGGGTCGACAGTGGGATGTCCACCTCGATGTGAATGTTCTGCTCAGAACAAGTCCGTCATCTGCCACCGGAGACGCTTGACTGTGATCCCAGAGGGCATTCCTATTGAGACCAAAATACTGGACCTGAGCAAGAACAAGCTAAAGTACATCAACCCAGATGAGTTTGCATCACATACCTTGTTGGAAGTAATAGACATTAGTGAAAATATAATTTCATCTTTAGAACCTGGTTCTTTTAGTAACCTTTTTAACTTGCGCTCCCTTCGGTTGAAGAGCAACCGACTAAAGTTGATACCCCTTGGTGTTTTTTCTGGTCTGTCTAATTTGACACGACTGGACATCAGCGAGAATAAAATTGTTATTTTGCTGGACTATACCTTCCAAGATCTGCACAACTTAAAGACACTAGAGGTGGGGGACAACGACCTGGTTTACATCTCCCACCGAGCCTTCAGTGGCTTGCTGGCACTACAGCAGCTGACACTGGAGAAGTGTAACCTGACTGCAGTGCCCACCGAAGCCCTGTCCCACCTCCACAATCTGGTCCAGCTCCGGCTCCGCCATCTCCACATCAGTGCTGTCCATGCCTACGCCTTCAAGAAACTGTACCGGCTGAAGCATCTGGAGATCGATCACTGGCCACAGCTCAACACACTGCCTGCCAACAGCTTGCATGGTCTTAATCTCACCTCCCTGTCCATCACCAACACCAACTTGTCCACCATGCCCTATGTTGCCTTTAGGCACTTGACACATCTTGTGCACCTGAATCTGTCCTTCAACCCCATCAGCACTGTGGAAGCAGGCATGCTCCAGGACCTGACGCACCTTCAAGAACTGCACATGGTCCATGCACAGTTGCAGGCCATTGAAGCCTGTGCCTTCAAAGGGCTGCAGGTCCTGCGGGTGCTGAATGTGTCGCACAACCTGTTGGAGACCTTGGAGGAGAGCGCCTTTCAAGCTGCTAGGAAACTTCAAGTGCTGTGCATAGATCACAATCCACTGGCATGTGACTGTCGGCTGCTGTGGATTTTGCAGAGGAAGAGATCACTGAGGTTCTTAGGAGAGCCCCCGAGGTGCACATCGCCGAAGAGCTTGAAGGGAAAGCAGTTTCCGGATTTCAACAATCTGTTCCTTCCCAGCTACTTCACCTGCCAAAGACCCCAAATAAGAGACAAGGAGCCACAGaaactgatggtggaggagggtcAAATGGCTCAATTTGTATGCCGAGCCGACGGTGACCCAATGCCAGTTATCTCCTGGCAATCCCCACGCAGGAGGCTGATCACCCTCAAGTCAAGTGGGAGGGTGACTGTCCTGGGAGATGGCACATTGAAGTTCCGCTCCGCACAGTTCCTGGACAGTGGAGTCTATTTGTGTATCGCAAGCAACGCGGCCGGAAATGACACAACGTCAGCCACACTGCAGGTCAAGGGACTTTCTGAGCACTTGCGTGGAAACAGGACCTCCCAGTACCTGACTGATTTGAATGATACTCACTCCAATGGGACCCATGTGCATATGACAGTGGCCCTGGACCTCAAGACGATACTGGTGTCTACGGCCATGGGCTGCTTCACCTTTCTTGGTGTGGTCTTGTTCTGCTTTCTGCTCCTCTTTGTATGGAGTCGGGGCAAGGGCAAGCACAAGAGCAACATCGACATTGAGTACATTCCCCGCAAGACCAATGGAGCCACAGTTGATAATGAACAAGGAGGGCCGCGGAGGTTCAACATGAAGATGATTTGA